DNA from Chloroherpetonaceae bacterium:
GGGTTGCTAAAGAGATTGAAGCCGCAATTCGCTTTAAGGGTTTGGCTGTGGATGAGGCTTCAAGATTGGCGCTTGACCAAGTAAAATCATTAGGCGGAGATGGCGGGGTGATTGTCATTGATCAAAATGGCAATATTGCAATGCCGTTCAATAGCGAAGGAATGTATCGAGGGTTTATCAAAGCCGGTGAAAAAGCTCAAACGGCAATTTATAAAGACGAGAACTGAAATAATTAAATCATCCAAACAACCAATGAAACAGAATAGAATCGTTTTCCTTTGCATATCTCTTTTGGGGTTTCTTTTTTCTCAAGAGTCATTTGCACAGCCTGCAACATCATTTTTTCCAACAACTCAAAATTTCCGTTGGGATTATGTGTACACCCCACTTGATACCAATGGCAACCCGATACAAACACCAATCATCCCACGCTCGACAAGTTTTTTTGTAGGAAGCAATACTGTTGGCGGTAGAAATGCACAAGCAGTGACTTCGGTAAATAACTTTTCTGAGTTCGGCGATTCGCTTTTCTTGCCATCCTTTGAGGATACCTCTTACTATTCACTTACAGGTGACTCGGCAGGGCTTTACCTCAATCCTTTATCAATCATTGGGGAATTTGGAGATAGTGCAGAAGCCGCTCAAATTGATTCACTAGCAGGGTTTCTAAATTCATTTACGGGATGGTATTTCTTGTATCGTTTTAATGCAACACAAAATACCGATTATGTTGTTATAAGAAGAGATACCACGGTGACAATAGATTCAACTGCCGTTCCTCTTCGATTTGAAGTCACGGGAAGAAGGCTTGCAAATGACAGTCTAACCACTCCTTTTGGAAAATTTGATACTCGCAAATT
Protein-coding regions in this window:
- a CDS encoding T9SS type A sorting domain-containing protein, with the translated sequence MKQNRIVFLCISLLGFLFSQESFAQPATSFFPTTQNFRWDYVYTPLDTNGNPIQTPIIPRSTSFFVGSNTVGGRNAQAVTSVNNFSEFGDSLFLPSFEDTSYYSLTGDSAGLYLNPLSIIGEFGDSAEAAQIDSLAGFLNSFTGWYFLYRFNATQNTDYVVIRRDTTVTIDSTAVPLRFEVTGRRLANDSLTTPFGKFDTRKFVVTYTLGYRLQIFSTTTIFPLVQFRDSTWIAQNRWIVRQYLPPSRIPAVENIPIEIEGLPTIAIPGRILDLAEEPLSIQKVEKNVREPRGFELSQNYPNPFNPSTTIRFQLPFSSNTRLEVYDILGRKLSTLVNGYLQRGAYQIAFDASGLASGFYFYRIEATAGSSSFSATKKMMLIK